The stretch of DNA GCATAGCAAACCAAACATATCTTGTAAAGATCTAACTTTAATCTGATAGTGATATTCTGAAGGTATCTGATTTCTTGGTATAATAGTCAGACATGAGGGTGCAATGACAATAATCGCGGTCGTCAATCAAAAAGGCGGGGTAGGTAAGACAACGACTACCGTAAACCTTGCGGCGTACTTAGCGAAGCTTGGGCAGTCTGTGCTGCTCGTTGATCTCGATCCGCAAGCGAATGCTACGTCGGGCTTGGGCATAGATAAGCATGCCCTGCAAGCCTCACTGTATGATGTGCTGGTGTCAGGGGTTGAAGCTCAGACCTTAGCTCAAGAGACGCGCTACAAAAAGCTCCATGTTTTACCAGCTAGTCCAGTGCTGGCTGGCGCAGAGGTTGAGCTCACGCAGATTCCGCAGCGTGAGTCGAGGCTGAAACAAGCACTCGAAGGTTTGCACTATGACATAATCTTGATCGATTGCCCGCCATCGTTGGGGCTCTTGACAGTTAATGGTTTGACCGCGGCGCAATATCTCCTCATTCCGGTGCAGGCTGAGTATTTTGCGCTTGAGGGGCTTGGGCAGCTTTTGACA from bacterium encodes:
- a CDS encoding ParA family protein, producing the protein MTIIAVVNQKGGVGKTTTTVNLAAYLAKLGQSVLLVDLDPQANATSGLGIDKHALQASLYDVLVSGVEAQTLAQETRYKKLHVLPASPVLAGAEVELTQIPQRESRLKQALEGLHYDIILIDCPPSLGLLTVNGLTAAQYLLIPVQAEYFALEGLGQLLTTMQRVKQALNPNLSLLGVVLTMYSARTSLSAAVAHEVEHHFPDMVCSTVIPRNVRLAEAPSHGKAIIDYDRFSKGARAYKALAKEVLARVKTT